From Planctomycetia bacterium:
CGCGCGGGCGTCGCGACCGAGACTCGCCAATTCCATTGTCGCGATTTCGCGTTCCGCGAACGAGGCGTCGCCTAAGCGCTCGACGAGTCGAGCCACGCGGGGCATGTCATCAGGAGGCTGAGCATCTGCCGTCCGCCAGATCGCGGACAGCCAGAGTGCGCCGAAAACCCATCGCCCGACACGAGAGCGCATGAGCGCCTCCCGCGAAAGAACATTCGGTCAGGGGAACGACCAAGGTCGGTGGGTGTGGCGCGATGATGAACGGCAAGATCAAAGGTGCAATGCAGCGGGGCGGCGAAGCGTTATTCCGTGGCGGCTGAGACCTCCGCCTCGTTTTCGCCAGTGGTTCGCGCGGTGATCGTGGGGCGGCGGCGGAGTGTATTGGTGCGGGGCGGTGCTTCTTGCTCCGGCTCCGCGACTTCTTGTTCGTAGTCGGCCTGCGTCACGTTTTCTGATTCGTGTGCTTCGGCTTCATGGTCCGCCGCCTCGGCCGTGCCCTCGTCTTCGACAGTGCCACTGGCCAATCGCACGCGACTGCTGGAGTTCGCCCGCCACCCGCCGGAGGATTCCGTTTCCTCTGCGGCTTCATCACTCGGCGTGTAGCTGCCGGTGCGCTTGCCCGGCAGGCGTGATTGGGGCGCGGCGGCCGGCGCGCCGGACTCCGGATAGTAACTCTGCGGCGCAGCCAAGCCCGTGGCGGGGGGCGGCACCGTGGTTTTTCCCAGGAACGGATCGAGCGAGGGAGGCTGGGCCGGATTGGCGCAACCCCACGCGTTCAGACACAGTGCGCCCAACAGGCAAAGCCCCAAAGCACGCATCGCGACTGGACTCCATGTGGAAGACAAGCGGACGGCGAAGGGAGCTAAGGTGACAATCCATCCCATTCGCGCGGGGTACGGTAGCAAGATTCCTTTTCGCGTCCAGATCAGTTTTTTCGCGACGGTTACTTCGGCGTGGCGCGTTAAATTCGGCCTATTGGGCAGCCGTTTCATGTCCGTTAACCTGCGCGCCGATGGCTTTCTGTAACGGCGGCGGCGACCTTGCCGCACAGGCGGTTGCGGCAATCGCGGCTGGCCTTGCCGGCGATCGGGCGCCTGAATTCCCGCCGCAGTCCCCTCCAACAGCCCAATGACTGACCATCTCAAACTGTTCTCGGCGGAAACCGGCGCCCAAACGCTCACTGAGCCGCGCGATTTGACGGCGCTACGTCAGATTCACCAGGCGTTTACTGCAGCCACGGGCTGGGAATTGCGCACTGAGTTAGTCGACGACTTCGACGTGTTACCCGGGTTTTCCCGCGGCGAGCCGCCGCAACGGGTGCGACTGTCCGCGTCGGTCGACGCCGACCGCGCCGGCGTTCCGCGCGTGGATCGCGCACGGGCGCATCAACTTGGCGTGGCAATTCAGGGAATGACCGGCGAGTTGCGCGAGACGATTCAAGCGCTGCGCCGACGTGAAGCGGAATTGGCCGCCGGCGTGCCCGTGGCGACGCATCGCGATGAACGCGAACATTTAGCGGCGCGATTGACGAGCATCTTGAAAGACAGCGCGGCGATTCTGGGATTTCGCTCCGCGGCGGCGTATCTGCTCGACGGCGATACGATGCAATTGAAGTTGCGCGCCTACTGGAATGTGCCGCGCTCCAGATTGCTGGCTCCCCCGAGGTCTTTGGAATCTTCCGCGGCCGACGTGGAGGCGCTGTCGGATGTCGCCTTGGCGATCGATTCCGAGGCGCAGGCCCTGGCCTGGCGCGCGCCGGAACCGTGCGGCGCGGCGATCTGCGTGCGGATCGTTTCCTCGACGATGCCGCTGGGGACGCTGTGGTTTTTCGGCCGCCGTCCGCGACCCATTCGGCCGCGGCAACTTTCGTTGGCGCGCGTGATCGCCGGGCGCATCGCCGCGGAATTGGAGCGCGAAGTATTGCTCGCGGAGACGCAGTCGCTAGCGGGTCTGCGAAATCAACTACAAGAAGCGGCCACGTCGGCGATGGGCGATCAGCGGCCCGCGCCGCAGTTGGAAAACTGGTCCCTGGCCGGCTGGACGCGCCACGAGGCGTCGATCGGGGCCGCGTTTCATGCCTGGCATGCGCCGCGCGATACGGGGGCCTGGTGCGCCGTGGGCGAATGCAATGGGCGTCGCGTGGCCGGCGCGCTGCGCACGGCGGCGCTCGCCGCTTCGTTGCAAGCGCTGTGGCGTCATACCGAGTCTCCTTCGATCGTCTTGGGGCACGCGAACGCGCAGCTATTTCAACGCGACGCCGGCGATGCCGTGGCCACGGTCGCGGCGGCGCGATTGTCCGGCGAGGATGAAGTGTGTCTGAGCGTCGCCGGCGACCCGGCCGTGCTGCTGGCGACCGAGAAGGGCGCGAAGGAATTGGTCGACATCGAGCAACCCCTCGGCATGTCCGGCCGCCTGCGGCCCCGCGAGCGGAAATTCCGCATGCCGCGCGGCGCGGCTCTAATCCTGACCACGAGCGGAGTGCGCGACGCACTCGACGACCGCGGCCGATTGTTCGGCCCGCGCGGAATCGTCCGGGCCATGCGCAGCGCCTGGTCGAGCAAGGCGCAGGTCCTCGCCGACGCCCTCCGCGCGCATCTCGACGCGCATACCCGAGATCACGCTACGTCCGACTGTGCGGCCACGATCATCTGCCGGCGGTAGTGCAATCCGATTTTAGCGAAGAGGCGCTGAGACGCGGAGAGAATGGTAGGGCGGGCCGCGCAAGCTATTCAACGCCGTTGTTCTTGAGCAGCCTCGCCATTGCAAATGCGTAGTGGATTCAACACGCAAGGCCCGCCGGTGCAATGCCAGGTGGGCCTTACGTATTCGGCTTGCGGCGCGGCAATGTTGTCAACGTCGCACGAAGATCAAGCGCCTGTTCCTCGCGCGGCCCGCCCTACGCACTCTGACAACTTCAGACAATTCAGTTACTCACTCTCCGCACCGCGCCAGTTCGAGCGCCGGGATACTGGCGCAAAGCGTTCTCCGTCGCGTCGCGGCTGCTCCGTCCGGCGACGACGACGCATTGCGGGCCGTAGGCCGTGCCACGCGGCGGGTAGAGCATCACTTCCCACAGGCTGGTCACGCCGGCGTCGACCGCTTGTAGCGTCAGTTGCATCTGCGCGACTTGCTGATTCACTTCGCGGTCGCGCTGATAGGCTTCCGCCAAGGCCTGCACGTGGAACGACGCGTCTTCCTGTTGATCCGGGTCGGCGTTTTCGGCTGCCCAGGCGTCCCAGCCGGGCTTGAGGACTTCGAGGTCGGCTCCGGAGAAGAAGAAAAACGGCACGCCGTATTCGTCGCCACTTTCGAGTTCCAGGATCACCCCTTCACATTTGAAGGTGCGGGCTTCGCCTTTTTGCTTTAGGACCCAGGATTCGAAGTCGCGATCGTTTTCAATCTTCACTTTTTCGAATTCCGCCACGATCTTCGGCACCATCTTGCGATAGATCTCCGGCAGATTGGCGAACACGCGGTCGTTCACATAGGTCCGGGCGCGGCGGCGTTGAATCGTGACGTCCCTGCGAGCGTAGCCGACGATGCGCCCCACGACCTTCGTGCCGTCGCGCATGGTCCAGGTTTGCGGTTCGGGCGTGTTCTTCGCTTCATCCTTGGAGAGCGTCTCCAGGTAATCGCGATCGGCCTGGCTCAGCTTGTCCAGCGGCAGCGAGAGCAAGTCCTTGTCTGCGCGCTTCAGGACGACCTTTTCGTGATTGAAGGCCACGAGTTCCGCTTCCGTCTTGTATTTGCCGGTGACGTCGGACCACTCACGAGCGTTGGCCGATGGGGGCGCGAACAGAAAAATCGCCAGCAGGAACGATGGAAAGCAACGCGACATGGCGACGGCCTTTCGAGGATGCGATAATGCGCGGCGGTCTTCTGCGCGGGTAAGCGTCGGAATGGGTGAACTGAGTATAGCCTGGGCGTCTCGTTAGGTGAAATATGCCGGGGGAAGAGCTTAGAATTTCGCGCCCGCCGCGATATCAGCCGCTGGTGGTCGTGGCCGCGGCGATGATGTGTGGAATCGCCCTCGATCGCTGGGCGGCGCTGGATTTTGCCTGGATGGGCGTCGCCAGCCTGTTGGCAATCGGCGACTGGGGGCTCGCCTGGCGGCGGGCGCGTCACCGTACGGCCTGTATTTACTTGCTCGCGGCGGTCACCTGCGTCGGCGCCGGCTGGCATCATTTGAGATGGCGCTATTTCGACGCAGACGACATTTCCACCTTTGCGAACGAGGAATACGCGCCCGTTGTCCTGGAGGGAGTCGCCCGAGAGGCGCCACGCCGCGTCGCCGCGCCGCCGTTCGATCCGATGAACGCCATCCCGCGCGGCGAAAGGAGCCGGTTGGAAATCGAGGTAACGGCCATTCGGGACGGCGACGCCTGGCGTAACGCGACCGGGCGGGCTTTGCTGACGGTCGACGGCGTGGTGACGGATGTCGAGGGAGGCGATCGACTGCGCGTCATCGGCGCGTTTGCCATCCCGTCGCCGCCGCTCAACCCGGGCGGATTCAACTACGCGGACTATCTGCGAGCGGATCGGATTCGCACGGTCGTCTTCGCCGAACATCCGGCGGCGATTACGCGACTTGAACCGGCCTCCCGATACAATCCGCGACGCTGGTTGGGACGCGTGCGCGTGCTGGGCGAGCAGGATTTGGGACGGTACTTGTCTCCGCGCAGCGCGAGTTTAGCCGCTGCGCTGTTGCTCAATGCGCGCGAGCAGATGGAAACCGCGCGGACCGACGCGTTTCTGGAAACCGGCACGATTCATCACCTGGCAATTTCGGGAACCCATGTCGGCATCCTGGCCGCGACGTTGTTTTTCGTGTTGCGGCTTGGTTTGCTGCCGCGGCGTTTGGCGCTCGGGCTGATTGTTGGCATCGTCACGCTCTATGGAATGGTGACCGGCGGCGATGCGCCGGTGCTGCGGTCGGTGGTGTTGGTGGCCATCGTTTGTCTCGCGCTGCACTTGGGCCGGCGGCCGTTGGGCTTCAATTCGCTCGGGGCCGCGGCGATCTGCGTGCTAATTTGGAATCCGTCGGAATTATTCGACGTCGGCGCACAGTTGTCCTTTTTGTCGGTGGCGGTGCTGATTCACATGGCGCGGCATTGGATCGACGACAGCTCGACCGATCCGCTGGAACGCTTGATCGCGGCGACGCGCCCTTGGCCCGTTCGCGCGTGGCGTTGGCTGGCGCGATTGGTGTGGCGGATCACCGCGATCAGCTTCGCCGTGTGGCTGGTGACCATGCCGTTGATCATGGCGCGTTTCCATTTGGTATCGCCAGTCGCCGTGGCGCTGAATCCGTTGGTCTGGGCGCCGGTGGCCGTGGCGCTCTTGTCCGGGTTCGTCACGCTCGTCGTGGGCCCGTGGTTTCCGCCACTCGGCGCCGCGATGGGTTGGGTTTGCGACCAGAGCCTGGCGCTCACAGAGTTCGCCGTCAATGGCTTGAACCATTTACCTGGCGGGCACACCTACGTCCCCGGCCCGAGCAATGGGTGGCTCGCCGGATTCTACGTCGGTTGCGTGGCGATTGGCCTATTCCCGACGATCTTCACCTGGCGGCGTCGCGCCGCGCTCTTATCCGCGTGGGTGATCGTGGGCTTGCTGCCGGCGCTCCAGGCGCCGGATGATGCGCCGTCGCTACGATGTCATTTCCTCTCCGTGGGACACGGTTGCGCCGTGTTGATAGAACTGCCGGACGGGCGACGCCTGCTGTACGACGCCGGTCAATTGGGATTGCCCAGCGCCGCGGCGCGCACGATCGCCGAGACGCTCTGGTTCCATGGCGTCACGCATCTCGACGCCGTGGTGGTTTCCCACGCCGATGTCGATCATTACTGCGCGTTGCCGCACTTGATGGAGCGGTTTTCGTTCGGCCAGGCGTACATCTCGTCGCGGATGTTCAAGGACAACGATCCCGACGCCGTGCGAGCGCTCGATCGCGCGCTCCATGAGTCCGAGATTCCGCGGCAAATCATCCATGCGGGCGATGACTTGATCGCCGGCAGCGACGTGCGGATCGAGGTGTTGCATCCCGGTGGCGCCGGGGTCGACGGGAGCGATAACGCGAACAGCATCGTACTGGCGATCACGTTTCAAGGACGACGTATCCTATTGACCGGCGACCTGGAACCGCCGGGCCTGAATGCCGTGTTGAATGGATTGCCGCTCGATTGCGAGGTGTTGATGGCGCCACATCACGGCAGCGGCGGCAGCGATCCGCTGGGGCTGATCGAGTGGTGCTCGCCGGAGACTGTGGTGATCAGTGGCAGCCGGCGCGATGTCTCGCCAGCCGTGACGCGCGCCTATTCCGCGCGCGGGGCGAAGGTCTTTCACACAGCGCTGGATGGCGCTGTAACGGTGACGCTATCGAATGGAGAGGTGCGCGTCTCGGCTTTTCGCGAGGAAGATTCGCCGAGCGCGGCGCGCTCCGGGCGCTGACGCTTCCGGCTCTATATCTAAACTCGCTCAATCATCCACGCGCATGCGGACGCTGCGGGAGCGGACGCACGGCAGGCGGTTGATTTCTTCCATTGCGCCCCGGGTGGCGCCTTCGGTCGTGATATGTGTCATGATCACCAGCGGCACTACGCTGGCCTCGCCTTGGCTGCCAGGTTCGTTTTGGATCACCGAGGCGATCGAGATGCCGTGGCGGCCGAGGACGCCGGTGATGTCGGCCATGACGCCGGGGCGATCTTCCACGTCGAACCGCAAATAAAAGCGGCCGGTGACTTGGCTGTAGTCGCGAGGATGCACGCGCGGCGGCTGTTGCGACCAGAGATTCAGCAGTTTGAAATTAATCGCAGTGCGGCCGACGACCGTGTCGATCAGATCGGCCACCACGGCCGACGCGGTCGGCATCTGACCTGCGCCGAGGCCATGGAAGAAGACTTGCCCGACGGCGTCGCCGACGACGCGAATCGCGTTGTTGGCGCTGCGGACTTCGGCCAGCGGCGTGCCGATGCGGACCAACGTCGGCGAGACGTGGACTTCCAGCCCGTCGCGTTCCAGCTTGGCGACGGCCAGCAACTTGATGCGGTAGCCGAGTTCCTTCGCGTAGCGCATATCGGCGGCGTCGAGCGTGTCGATTCCTTGGCGCGGAATCTCGCGCCAATGCACCCGCGCGCCGAACGCCAGGTGCGCCAGGATCGCCAGTTTTTGTGCGGCGTCGGAACCGTCGACATCCATCGCGGGATCGGCCTCGGCGTAGCCGAGCCGTTGCGCCTCCGCGACCGCCGTGGCATAGTCCCAGCCGCGGTCCTCCATCTGCGTGAGGATGAAGTTGCTGGTGCCGTTCAAG
This genomic window contains:
- a CDS encoding SpoIIE family protein phosphatase; translated protein: MTDHLKLFSAETGAQTLTEPRDLTALRQIHQAFTAATGWELRTELVDDFDVLPGFSRGEPPQRVRLSASVDADRAGVPRVDRARAHQLGVAIQGMTGELRETIQALRRREAELAAGVPVATHRDEREHLAARLTSILKDSAAILGFRSAAAYLLDGDTMQLKLRAYWNVPRSRLLAPPRSLESSAADVEALSDVALAIDSEAQALAWRAPEPCGAAICVRIVSSTMPLGTLWFFGRRPRPIRPRQLSLARVIAGRIAAELEREVLLAETQSLAGLRNQLQEAATSAMGDQRPAPQLENWSLAGWTRHEASIGAAFHAWHAPRDTGAWCAVGECNGRRVAGALRTAALAASLQALWRHTESPSIVLGHANAQLFQRDAGDAVATVAAARLSGEDEVCLSVAGDPAVLLATEKGAKELVDIEQPLGMSGRLRPRERKFRMPRGAALILTTSGVRDALDDRGRLFGPRGIVRAMRSAWSSKAQVLADALRAHLDAHTRDHATSDCAATIICRR
- a CDS encoding SHD1 domain-containing protein: MSRCFPSFLLAIFLFAPPSANAREWSDVTGKYKTEAELVAFNHEKVVLKRADKDLLSLPLDKLSQADRDYLETLSKDEAKNTPEPQTWTMRDGTKVVGRIVGYARRDVTIQRRRARTYVNDRVFANLPEIYRKMVPKIVAEFEKVKIENDRDFESWVLKQKGEARTFKCEGVILELESGDEYGVPFFFFSGADLEVLKPGWDAWAAENADPDQQEDASFHVQALAEAYQRDREVNQQVAQMQLTLQAVDAGVTSLWEVMLYPPRGTAYGPQCVVVAGRSSRDATENALRQYPGARTGAVRRVSN
- a CDS encoding ComEC/Rec2 family competence protein encodes the protein MPGEELRISRPPRYQPLVVVAAAMMCGIALDRWAALDFAWMGVASLLAIGDWGLAWRRARHRTACIYLLAAVTCVGAGWHHLRWRYFDADDISTFANEEYAPVVLEGVAREAPRRVAAPPFDPMNAIPRGERSRLEIEVTAIRDGDAWRNATGRALLTVDGVVTDVEGGDRLRVIGAFAIPSPPLNPGGFNYADYLRADRIRTVVFAEHPAAITRLEPASRYNPRRWLGRVRVLGEQDLGRYLSPRSASLAAALLLNAREQMETARTDAFLETGTIHHLAISGTHVGILAATLFFVLRLGLLPRRLALGLIVGIVTLYGMVTGGDAPVLRSVVLVAIVCLALHLGRRPLGFNSLGAAAICVLIWNPSELFDVGAQLSFLSVAVLIHMARHWIDDSSTDPLERLIAATRPWPVRAWRWLARLVWRITAISFAVWLVTMPLIMARFHLVSPVAVALNPLVWAPVAVALLSGFVTLVVGPWFPPLGAAMGWVCDQSLALTEFAVNGLNHLPGGHTYVPGPSNGWLAGFYVGCVAIGLFPTIFTWRRRAALLSAWVIVGLLPALQAPDDAPSLRCHFLSVGHGCAVLIELPDGRRLLYDAGQLGLPSAAARTIAETLWFHGVTHLDAVVVSHADVDHYCALPHLMERFSFGQAYISSRMFKDNDPDAVRALDRALHESEIPRQIIHAGDDLIAGSDVRIEVLHPGGAGVDGSDNANSIVLAITFQGRRILLTGDLEPPGLNAVLNGLPLDCEVLMAPHHGSGGSDPLGLIEWCSPETVVISGSRRDVSPAVTRAYSARGAKVFHTALDGAVTVTLSNGEVRVSAFREEDSPSAARSGR
- a CDS encoding homoserine dehydrogenase — its product is MEKTKVAIVGLGTVGSGVAKLLLDYGDRTARHAGRTLWLEEIVVRDVAKARACELPDGILSSDLTRITRNPEIKAVAHLVGGLEPARSIMLQLLESGKDVVTANKALLAEHGPELFDRARALGRSIAFEASVAGGIPIIANISTCLSANQITSLHGILNGTSNFILTQMEDRGWDYATAVAEAQRLGYAEADPAMDVDGSDAAQKLAILAHLAFGARVHWREIPRQGIDTLDAADMRYAKELGYRIKLLAVAKLERDGLEVHVSPTLVRIGTPLAEVRSANNAIRVVGDAVGQVFFHGLGAGQMPTASAVVADLIDTVVGRTAINFKLLNLWSQQPPRVHPRDYSQVTGRFYLRFDVEDRPGVMADITGVLGRHGISIASVIQNEPGSQGEASVVPLVIMTHITTEGATRGAMEEINRLPCVRSRSVRMRVDD